In the Elioraea tepida genome, one interval contains:
- a CDS encoding TIGR04282 family arsenosugar biosynthesis glycosyltransferase codes for MAGPAVAVMAKAPEPGRAKTRLVPTLGEAGAALLARAFLIDSAALARRAAQSAGGEAFVVATPDSACDDLAALTGLPALPQGGGDLGARIVTTFAALFARGHAPVMLLGADTPALPEAHIARALALASADPGSAVFGPSGDGGYWTVVLSAPASVLFENIPWGSPTVLADTTAAASRAGIPIALAPAWDDVDQVSDLASLLAQLEADPTAAPATRAALARLGLRR; via the coding sequence ATGGCGGGGCCTGCGGTCGCGGTCATGGCGAAGGCGCCGGAACCCGGGCGGGCCAAGACGCGTCTGGTTCCGACACTGGGCGAGGCAGGTGCGGCGCTGCTCGCACGCGCCTTTCTGATCGACAGCGCGGCTCTGGCACGACGCGCCGCGCAGAGCGCTGGCGGCGAGGCGTTCGTTGTCGCGACACCCGATTCTGCCTGTGACGACCTCGCCGCTCTCACAGGACTCCCCGCGCTGCCGCAGGGCGGGGGCGATCTCGGCGCGCGCATCGTCACCACCTTCGCAGCCCTGTTCGCGCGCGGCCACGCTCCCGTGATGCTGCTCGGCGCCGACACGCCCGCCCTGCCGGAGGCGCACATCGCGCGGGCGCTCGCGCTGGCTTCGGCCGACCCGGGCTCCGCCGTGTTCGGCCCGAGCGGCGACGGGGGATACTGGACCGTCGTGCTGTCGGCGCCGGCGTCCGTCTTGTTCGAGAACATCCCCTGGGGAAGTCCGACCGTGCTTGCCGACACGACCGCCGCTGCGTCGCGCGCCGGCATCCCGATCGCGCTCGCCCCGGCCTGGGACGATGTCGATCAGGTTTCGGATCTCGCCTCCCTTCTCGCCCAGCTCGAGGCCGACCCAACCGCCGCTCCCGCAACCCGTGCGGCGCTTGCCCGACTTGGCCTGCGCCGCTAG
- a CDS encoding nitrile hydratase subunit alpha — translation MQPLPERSGPHDIGGLAGGAIERDEHDYAHWEKEADAIRMLLADAKRGFFTTDETRRIQEQLDDATYWSLPYYERWIAAFSALLVEKGVLTEAEIAEETERLVAAGAHLVPEHPHDQDHDNDNDHDHVHQPDHDAAETVLSPLRLRAIAVRERLVAHGIIAREEITAEIERMDGRGEHLGARIVARAWTDPAFAALLARDGNAAAEGLGIPVTGTRLAALFNTERLHHLVVCMLCSCYPRSVLGRPPAWYKSRAYRARAVREPRAVLAEFGLRLPDEVEVRVHDSTAENRYLVIPERPAGTEGWSDQRLALLVSRDSMIGVARARDPSSVEAS, via the coding sequence ATGCAGCCCCTCCCCGAACGCAGCGGCCCGCACGACATTGGCGGTCTCGCCGGCGGCGCGATCGAGCGCGACGAACACGACTACGCGCACTGGGAGAAGGAGGCGGATGCGATCCGCATGCTTCTCGCCGACGCCAAGCGCGGCTTCTTCACCACCGACGAGACGCGCCGCATTCAGGAACAGCTCGACGACGCGACCTACTGGAGCCTGCCCTACTACGAGCGCTGGATCGCCGCCTTCTCGGCGCTGCTCGTGGAGAAGGGGGTGCTGACCGAGGCGGAAATCGCCGAGGAGACCGAACGTCTGGTAGCGGCGGGAGCGCATCTCGTTCCCGAGCACCCTCATGACCAGGATCACGACAACGACAACGACCACGATCACGTGCACCAGCCCGATCATGACGCGGCCGAGACTGTGCTCTCGCCGCTCCGGCTGCGCGCGATCGCGGTGCGCGAGCGGCTGGTCGCGCACGGGATCATCGCGCGCGAGGAGATCACGGCCGAGATCGAGCGGATGGACGGGCGCGGCGAGCATCTCGGCGCGCGGATCGTCGCCCGCGCCTGGACCGACCCCGCCTTCGCAGCCCTGCTCGCGCGTGACGGAAACGCCGCCGCGGAGGGTCTCGGCATCCCGGTCACGGGAACGCGGCTTGCAGCCCTCTTCAACACCGAGCGGCTGCACCATCTCGTCGTCTGCATGCTCTGCTCGTGCTACCCGCGCAGCGTGCTCGGCCGGCCGCCTGCCTGGTACAAGAGCCGCGCCTATCGCGCCCGCGCCGTGCGCGAACCCCGCGCCGTCCTCGCCGAGTTTGGCCTCAGGCTGCCGGACGAGGTCGAGGTCAGGGTGCATGACAGCACCGCCGAGAACCGCTATCTCGTGATCCCCGAGCGCCCCGCCGGCACGGAGGGCTGGAGCGACCAGCGCCTCGCCCTGCTCGTGAGCCGTGACAGCATGATCGGCGTCGCCCGCGCCCGCGATCCTTCCTCCGTGGAGGCGTCATGA
- a CDS encoding gamma-glutamyltransferase, whose protein sequence is MAIAHQTQNWVVAKPATFGRKGMVVSQVKAAAEAGVAMLEAGGTALDAAAATAFALSALEPWNSGLGGIGFAVVHRAGEREATVVDFGPVSPAGLRPELFPLGEGVSEHLFAWPNVVEERNVHGPLSFVIPSAPAGYAALHAMGGRLPWKDVLAPAVALAKAGLPADWFGALKIASSAADLRRYPESARIFLPDGLPPTPPYVGPAKRLILGRLPETLARLAETGVVDFYRGDIAASIVADVAAMGGVLSAADLARCTARTTAASPHPWRGRVIQGAGGLTAAPTMQRVLDELAGHAFGAEPDAAFFTAFAAAMQAAYAERLAGLGDVSDANPRAAEACTTHLTAVDSEGTMVSVTTTLLSSMGSRVVLPGTGILMNNGVFWFDPRPGRPNSIGPSKRPLCNMSPVIVAENGRPIIAAGASGGRRILASVLQVLLFLLEYGMDPVAAAHHPRIDVSGPDTVTADRRLAPAILAALAERFTTDLVEHTVLPVNFACPNLIVREADGSVTGVSDVMTPWSGAVAQA, encoded by the coding sequence ATGGCGATCGCGCATCAGACGCAGAATTGGGTGGTGGCCAAGCCTGCAACCTTCGGCCGGAAGGGCATGGTGGTGTCGCAGGTCAAGGCGGCAGCGGAGGCAGGTGTGGCGATGCTCGAGGCGGGCGGAACCGCGCTCGATGCCGCCGCCGCCACAGCCTTCGCCCTCTCTGCGCTCGAGCCCTGGAACAGCGGCCTCGGCGGCATCGGCTTCGCGGTCGTGCATAGGGCCGGGGAACGCGAAGCGACCGTGGTCGATTTCGGGCCGGTCTCCCCGGCAGGCCTGAGGCCCGAGCTGTTCCCGCTCGGCGAGGGCGTGTCGGAGCATCTGTTCGCCTGGCCGAACGTGGTCGAGGAGAGGAACGTGCACGGCCCGCTCTCCTTCGTCATCCCCTCGGCGCCGGCGGGCTATGCTGCGCTGCATGCGATGGGCGGGCGGCTGCCGTGGAAGGACGTGCTCGCTCCGGCCGTGGCACTCGCGAAGGCAGGCCTCCCGGCCGACTGGTTTGGCGCTCTGAAGATCGCCTCCTCGGCGGCCGACCTGCGGCGCTACCCGGAGAGCGCGCGGATCTTCCTGCCCGACGGCCTGCCCCCGACACCGCCCTATGTCGGGCCAGCGAAGCGCCTCATCCTCGGCCGGCTGCCCGAGACGCTCGCGCGCCTCGCCGAGACCGGGGTGGTGGATTTCTATCGCGGCGACATTGCCGCCTCGATCGTGGCGGATGTCGCGGCGATGGGAGGCGTGCTATCGGCGGCCGATCTCGCCCGCTGCACCGCCCGCACCACGGCCGCGAGCCCTCATCCCTGGCGGGGACGCGTGATCCAGGGCGCCGGCGGGCTGACGGCGGCGCCGACCATGCAGCGCGTGCTCGACGAGCTCGCGGGCCATGCCTTCGGCGCCGAACCCGATGCCGCCTTCTTCACCGCCTTCGCGGCGGCGATGCAGGCGGCCTATGCCGAGCGTCTCGCCGGGCTCGGCGATGTGTCCGACGCCAACCCGCGCGCGGCCGAGGCCTGCACCACGCACCTCACCGCCGTGGACTCCGAAGGCACGATGGTCTCGGTCACGACCACGCTTCTGTCCTCGATGGGAAGCCGGGTGGTGCTACCGGGCACGGGGATTCTGATGAACAACGGCGTGTTCTGGTTCGACCCGAGGCCCGGGCGGCCGAACAGCATCGGCCCATCGAAGCGGCCGCTGTGCAACATGAGCCCGGTGATCGTGGCCGAGAATGGCCGGCCGATCATCGCCGCCGGCGCCTCCGGCGGGCGCAGGATCCTCGCCTCGGTGCTGCAGGTGCTCCTGTTTCTGCTCGAGTACGGGATGGACCCGGTGGCGGCCGCACACCACCCGAGGATCGACGTCTCCGGCCCCGATACCGTCACGGCCGACAGGCGGCTTGCGCCCGCGATCCTCGCCGCACTTGCGGAACGGTTCACGACCGATCTGGTCGAGCACACGGTGCTGCCGGTGAATTTCGCCTGCCCGAACCTGATCGTGCGCGAGGCCGACGGCTCCGTGACCGGAGTGAGCGACGTGATGACCCCCTGGAGCGGTGCGGTCGCGCAGGCGTAG
- a CDS encoding amidase: MSDAATLSAADLASRYARGTLSPREVTRACLDRIARLEPVLNAMAVVDAEGAMGAAAESERRWWAGRPLSPLDGVPATVKDLLNLAGHPTRRGSRATDPQPVADDSPAVVGLKAAGVVILGKTTTTEFGWKSPGDCPLHGITRNPWNTRLTPGGSSSGAGAAAAAGYGPLHIGTDAGGSIRIPASWCGIVGVKPSFGRVPQWPLGAFAQVAVAGPMTRTVEDAALMLAVMSRFDWRDPFCLPDPVPGWLDRWQNGVAGLQVAVVRRLGFHPPADEGALAAVERAARALEDAGAIVTEADPSLPDTRALFTAVWGQALKRLVDSFPEEKRALLDPPLVAMAQRTEPMDAESFLAVQAAVIETAHAMAAFHRRYDLVLCPAVPEPALPADATLIAPEEDLWQRWAPWTFTFNLSRQPAVAVPVGLDAAGRPRGVQVAAALYRDDLALAAARVIEQACAAPTLAPLG; the protein is encoded by the coding sequence ATGAGCGACGCCGCAACGCTCAGCGCCGCCGACCTTGCCTCCCGCTACGCGCGCGGAACGCTCTCGCCACGCGAGGTCACGCGCGCCTGCCTTGACCGGATCGCCCGGCTCGAGCCGGTGCTGAATGCGATGGCCGTGGTCGACGCGGAGGGCGCGATGGGGGCGGCGGCGGAGAGCGAACGTCGCTGGTGGGCAGGCAGGCCGCTCTCCCCGCTCGACGGCGTTCCCGCCACGGTGAAGGACCTCCTGAACCTCGCGGGCCACCCGACCCGACGCGGCAGCCGCGCGACCGATCCCCAGCCGGTGGCGGACGACAGCCCGGCGGTCGTCGGCCTCAAGGCGGCAGGCGTCGTCATCCTCGGCAAGACGACGACCACCGAATTCGGCTGGAAATCCCCAGGCGATTGCCCGCTGCACGGGATTACGCGCAACCCGTGGAACACGCGCCTAACACCGGGAGGCTCCTCGTCGGGAGCCGGTGCGGCGGCAGCGGCAGGCTATGGTCCGTTGCATATCGGCACGGATGCCGGCGGCTCGATCCGGATCCCGGCCTCGTGGTGCGGCATCGTCGGGGTCAAGCCGAGCTTCGGCAGGGTGCCGCAATGGCCGCTCGGCGCCTTCGCCCAGGTCGCGGTGGCCGGCCCGATGACGCGCACGGTCGAGGACGCGGCCCTGATGCTTGCCGTCATGAGCCGCTTCGACTGGCGCGACCCGTTCTGCCTTCCCGACCCGGTGCCAGGCTGGCTGGATCGGTGGCAGAACGGTGTGGCGGGGCTCCAGGTCGCGGTGGTGCGGCGCCTCGGGTTCCACCCGCCTGCGGACGAAGGAGCGCTCGCTGCCGTCGAGCGTGCCGCCCGCGCGCTCGAGGACGCCGGCGCGATCGTGACGGAGGCCGATCCGTCGCTGCCCGACACGCGCGCCCTGTTCACCGCCGTATGGGGCCAGGCGCTGAAGCGTCTGGTCGACTCCTTTCCAGAAGAGAAACGCGCCCTGCTTGACCCTCCGCTCGTCGCGATGGCGCAACGCACGGAGCCGATGGATGCCGAGAGCTTCCTCGCCGTCCAGGCGGCGGTGATCGAGACTGCGCATGCGATGGCGGCGTTCCATCGTCGTTACGATCTGGTGCTCTGTCCTGCCGTTCCGGAGCCGGCGCTCCCGGCGGACGCGACTCTCATCGCACCCGAGGAGGACCTCTGGCAGCGCTGGGCGCCCTGGACCTTCACCTTCAACCTCTCGCGCCAGCCCGCGGTCGCCGTGCCGGTCGGGCTTGACGCCGCAGGGCGGCCGCGCGGCGTGCAGGTTGCCGCCGCGCTCTACCGCGACGATCTCGCTCTCGCCGCCGCACGGGTGATCGAACAGGCGTGCGCCGCGCCAACGCTCGCGCCGCTCGGCTGA
- a CDS encoding isochorismatase family protein encodes MTDKIARWQGTIPEADLAAYRKGSFGRRIGLGDRPALLNVDTTYMFVDPAYDMCGGPMPELIAAVTRMTELFRRLGLPIYYSRRDDRSHPTYRGIWNLKLGNATEFQYVADPRADQWPEAYAPRREDRIILKNKPSAFFATPLESFLRYDGVDSLVVIGVSTSGCVRAAVTDAFSHNFRVTVVEEAVGDRSPSAHVANLFDMDMKFADVEKLETVAAELEARFGRRAAAE; translated from the coding sequence ATGACGGACAAGATCGCGCGGTGGCAGGGAACCATTCCGGAGGCAGACCTCGCCGCCTACCGCAAGGGCTCGTTCGGAAGGCGGATCGGGCTCGGTGACCGGCCGGCCCTGCTCAACGTCGACACGACCTATATGTTCGTCGATCCGGCCTACGACATGTGCGGCGGCCCGATGCCCGAGCTGATCGCCGCGGTGACGCGCATGACCGAGCTGTTCCGCCGGCTCGGCCTGCCGATCTACTACTCGCGGCGGGACGACCGCAGCCACCCCACCTATCGCGGCATCTGGAACCTCAAGCTCGGCAACGCCACCGAGTTCCAGTATGTCGCCGACCCGAGGGCCGACCAGTGGCCGGAGGCCTATGCCCCGCGCCGCGAGGACCGAATCATCCTCAAGAACAAGCCTTCTGCCTTCTTCGCGACACCGCTCGAGAGCTTCCTCCGCTATGACGGGGTGGACAGCCTCGTCGTGATCGGTGTGTCGACCTCGGGCTGCGTGCGAGCGGCGGTGACGGATGCGTTCTCGCACAATTTCCGCGTCACCGTGGTCGAGGAGGCGGTAGGGGACCGCAGCCCGTCCGCGCATGTCGCGAACCTGTTCGACATGGACATGAAGTTCGCCGATGTCGAGAAGCTCGAGACGGTCGCCGCTGAGCTCGAGGCGCGGTTCGGCCGCCGCGCCGCTGCAGAGTGA
- a CDS encoding LOG family protein, with protein sequence MHAAEPFGSAAEAAAQAAAATPSPQTTSPSFRLAFDDPEFLRRDEMRAVRLALEIAKPELLQDEAGIAATVAVFGSSRAPPGSPWYEEARRFARAVTEESPRLGFGEVAIITGGGPGIMEAGNRGASEAGGRSIGLSIVLPREQAPNQWVTPSLSFQFHYFGIRKMQFLMRARAVAFFPGGFGTLDELFETLTLLQTGKIKPIPLLMFGRAWWSRLIRFETLVEDGMIDPEDLGLITWVETAEEGASVLFDAWRERLSAQP encoded by the coding sequence ATGCACGCGGCGGAGCCGTTCGGAAGCGCGGCCGAAGCGGCGGCCCAGGCGGCGGCCGCGACACCCTCGCCGCAGACGACGAGCCCCTCCTTCCGCCTCGCCTTCGACGACCCCGAGTTCCTCCGCCGCGACGAGATGCGGGCGGTGCGTCTCGCGCTCGAGATCGCCAAGCCCGAGCTCCTGCAGGACGAGGCGGGGATCGCTGCGACGGTCGCAGTGTTCGGTTCCTCGCGCGCGCCCCCAGGAAGCCCATGGTACGAGGAGGCACGGCGTTTCGCCCGCGCCGTGACGGAGGAAAGCCCGCGTCTCGGCTTCGGAGAGGTCGCGATCATCACCGGTGGCGGGCCCGGCATCATGGAGGCAGGAAATCGTGGCGCGTCGGAAGCGGGCGGCAGGAGCATAGGCCTCTCGATCGTGCTGCCGCGGGAACAGGCGCCGAACCAATGGGTTACCCCCTCCCTCTCCTTCCAGTTCCATTACTTCGGCATCCGAAAGATGCAGTTCCTGATGCGCGCCCGAGCGGTCGCCTTCTTCCCAGGGGGCTTCGGCACGCTCGATGAGCTGTTCGAGACGCTGACCCTTCTGCAGACGGGCAAGATCAAGCCGATCCCGCTCCTGATGTTCGGCCGAGCCTGGTGGTCAAGGCTGATCCGGTTCGAGACGCTCGTGGAGGACGGGATGATCGACCCCGAGGACCTCGGCCTGATCACCTGGGTCGAGACGGCGGAGGAAGGGGCTTCCGTTCTTTTCGACGCTTGGCGGGAGCGCCTCAGCGCGCAGCCGTGA
- a CDS encoding S1 family peptidase: MSVPVYAASSIQATIAASYAAVHVGGNGSPRTIGSAVAFDETHVLTNAHVLRSGGVAVTEAVLVRKDGTRAKARVLARSDRMDLAVLVAPRGFLAPAQRVSAGIREGQPVWAAGSSASGPVSASGWISRTAMNVPAFGPGLVARMDAALGFSGGPVLDEAGRVVGITTALRDVGPAGLADGVRPDQPRPRREVFLISIVAAEAEARRLITAAR; this comes from the coding sequence GTGTCCGTCCCTGTCTATGCCGCCTCGAGCATCCAGGCGACGATCGCCGCGTCCTATGCCGCCGTCCATGTCGGGGGCAACGGCTCTCCCCGCACGATCGGGTCCGCCGTTGCCTTCGACGAGACGCATGTGCTGACCAACGCGCACGTGCTCCGCTCCGGCGGCGTGGCGGTGACCGAGGCGGTGCTCGTGCGGAAGGATGGGACGCGGGCGAAGGCGCGCGTGCTGGCCCGGAGCGACCGCATGGACCTTGCCGTTCTCGTCGCCCCGCGCGGTTTCCTCGCGCCGGCGCAGCGTGTCAGCGCCGGCATTCGCGAAGGCCAGCCCGTCTGGGCGGCGGGGAGTTCCGCGTCCGGCCCGGTCTCGGCGAGCGGCTGGATCTCCCGCACGGCGATGAACGTTCCCGCGTTCGGGCCAGGCCTCGTGGCACGGATGGATGCAGCCCTCGGCTTCTCCGGCGGGCCGGTGCTCGACGAGGCGGGGAGGGTGGTGGGCATCACCACGGCGCTGCGCGATGTCGGCCCCGCCGGGCTGGCGGACGGTGTTCGGCCGGATCAGCCGCGGCCGCGCCGCGAGGTGTTCCTGATCTCGATCGTCGCCGCCGAAGCCGAGGCGCGCCGGCTCATCACGGCTGCGCGCTGA
- a CDS encoding polysaccharide deacetylase family protein — translation MSDAPEAEQPLKPWQWPEQRWREIVSRARAGRSLKPRSWPGGARCAVALSFDADHETIPLRDADESPMRISQGQYGARAAMPRIRRLLDRHGVRATFFYPAVSALLHPDEVRALADEGHEIGIHSWIHEANTTLPPEAERELTLRAADTLERVSGQRPVGLRTASWDFSPHTLDIIRGLGLVYDSSLMADDDPYELTDRGEPTGIVELPPEWIRDDAVYFNMLRFSALRPYTPPSAVEEIFTAEFEGAYEEGGLFLLTMHPHVIGHRSRLPLLERLIARMKGRPGVWFGTHAEVARWCAEQATPPLKR, via the coding sequence ATGAGCGACGCGCCCGAGGCGGAGCAGCCGCTGAAGCCCTGGCAGTGGCCGGAGCAGAGGTGGCGCGAGATCGTGTCGCGCGCGCGGGCCGGGCGCTCGCTCAAGCCGAGAAGCTGGCCAGGCGGAGCGCGCTGCGCTGTCGCACTCTCTTTCGACGCCGATCACGAGACGATCCCGCTCCGCGACGCTGACGAGAGCCCGATGCGGATCAGCCAGGGTCAGTATGGCGCGCGCGCGGCGATGCCGCGGATCCGGCGCCTGCTCGATCGCCACGGGGTGCGCGCGACGTTCTTCTACCCGGCCGTCTCGGCTCTGCTTCACCCGGACGAGGTGCGCGCGCTCGCCGACGAGGGACACGAGATCGGGATCCATTCCTGGATCCATGAGGCGAACACCACCCTGCCGCCCGAAGCCGAGCGGGAGCTCACCTTACGCGCGGCCGACACGCTTGAGCGGGTGAGCGGCCAGCGCCCCGTCGGCCTGCGCACGGCGAGCTGGGACTTCTCGCCGCATACGCTCGACATCATCCGCGGGCTCGGCCTCGTCTACGACAGCTCGCTGATGGCGGACGACGACCCCTACGAGCTGACCGACCGGGGAGAGCCAACGGGCATCGTCGAGCTGCCGCCGGAGTGGATCCGCGACGATGCCGTCTATTTCAACATGCTCCGCTTCTCGGCGCTTCGGCCCTACACACCGCCTTCGGCGGTGGAGGAGATCTTCACCGCAGAGTTCGAGGGCGCGTATGAGGAGGGCGGGCTGTTCCTGCTCACGATGCACCCGCACGTGATCGGCCATCGCTCGCGCCTGCCGCTGCTCGAGCGGCTGATTGCCCGCATGAAGGGCAGGCCGGGCGTGTGGTTCGGCACGCACGCCGAGGTCGCACGCTGGTGCGCCGAGCAGGCTACGCCGCCGCTCAAGCGCTAG
- a CDS encoding 2-keto-4-pentenoate hydratase, whose translation MTDWNAGAAVLRAARQERRTLGPLGPLAPASEAEAYALQRALAKTLGATPPAGFKVGATNPAMQAYLGVSSPAAGFMSAATLKPTGFTSPWAEWVAPGVECEIAVRLSADLPFTGHPPTRAQAAVAIGAVMPAIEIVENRYVDMTAVGAPTLIADQFFHAAAALGPETRIDPGALEAGALRDLAGRMMIDGTLFGEGRGEALLGDPLEVVRWLAASPAAAAFGGLREGQIILCGSVTLPAWLAGPALVEIAFGGLASVTVRFT comes from the coding sequence ATGACGGACTGGAATGCGGGAGCCGCCGTGCTGCGCGCGGCCAGGCAGGAGAGGCGTACGCTCGGCCCCCTCGGCCCGCTCGCGCCGGCGAGCGAGGCAGAGGCCTATGCCCTGCAGCGGGCCCTCGCCAAGACGCTCGGCGCAACTCCTCCCGCCGGCTTCAAGGTCGGCGCCACCAACCCGGCCATGCAGGCCTATCTCGGCGTCTCTTCTCCCGCCGCCGGCTTCATGTCGGCCGCCACCCTCAAGCCGACGGGATTCACCTCCCCGTGGGCCGAGTGGGTCGCGCCCGGGGTGGAGTGCGAGATCGCCGTGCGGCTCTCGGCCGACCTTCCCTTCACCGGCCATCCGCCGACGCGCGCCCAGGCAGCGGTCGCAATCGGAGCGGTGATGCCCGCGATCGAGATCGTCGAGAACCGCTATGTCGACATGACGGCGGTCGGCGCACCGACCCTGATCGCCGACCAGTTCTTCCACGCGGCAGCGGCGCTCGGGCCCGAGACGCGGATCGATCCCGGTGCCCTCGAAGCCGGCGCGCTGCGCGACCTCGCAGGGAGGATGATGATCGACGGAACCCTGTTCGGCGAAGGTCGCGGCGAGGCGCTGCTCGGTGATCCGCTCGAGGTGGTGCGTTGGCTCGCGGCATCGCCCGCGGCGGCAGCGTTCGGCGGGCTGCGGGAAGGCCAGATCATCCTCTGCGGCTCGGTCACCCTGCCTGCCTGGCTCGCCGGGCCTGCCTTGGTCGAGATCGCCTTCGGCGGGCTTGCCTCGGTCACGGTGCGGTTCACATGA
- a CDS encoding CaiB/BaiF CoA transferase family protein yields the protein MTAPLKDLRVVELTHMVMGPTCGLVLADLGADVVKVEPAPDGDNTRRLLGSGMGFFAMYNRNKRSLAIDLKDPRGRDALYRLIDHADVFVENFRPGAMDRMGFGYAALSARNPRLIYVSHKGFQDGPYSGRTALDEVVQMMGGLAYMTGPPGQPLRAGASLNDVMGGMFGAIGALAAVIERERTGRGKHIVSSLYENTVFLMGQHMAMHAMTRKPLNPMSVRTPAWGVYDIFKTADGQQIFIGIVTDTQWEAACRAFGLDDLFADPAFRTNNDRVRARDRLIPALEARFGAMTRDALAAACESCGLPFAPILRPDELFDDPHLNASGGLLPVTLPDGTPTRLPALPLAMDGERLGLRRDSPTIGADGREVLAEIGMTPAEIDALIASGVLVVRQERR from the coding sequence ATGACCGCCCCGCTTAAGGACCTGCGCGTCGTCGAACTCACCCACATGGTGATGGGCCCGACCTGCGGCCTCGTTCTTGCAGATCTCGGCGCCGATGTGGTGAAGGTCGAGCCGGCGCCGGACGGCGACAACACGCGCCGCCTGCTCGGGTCGGGCATGGGTTTCTTCGCGATGTACAATCGCAACAAGCGGAGCCTCGCGATCGACCTCAAGGACCCGCGCGGCCGAGACGCGCTCTACCGCCTCATCGATCATGCGGATGTCTTCGTCGAGAACTTCCGCCCCGGAGCGATGGACCGGATGGGTTTCGGCTATGCGGCTCTGTCGGCACGCAACCCGCGCCTGATCTATGTCTCGCACAAGGGCTTTCAGGATGGGCCCTATTCGGGCCGGACCGCTCTCGACGAAGTGGTGCAGATGATGGGTGGGCTCGCCTACATGACCGGCCCGCCGGGCCAGCCGCTGCGCGCCGGCGCCTCGCTCAACGACGTGATGGGTGGGATGTTCGGGGCGATCGGCGCGCTCGCGGCGGTGATCGAGCGGGAGAGGACGGGCCGCGGCAAGCATATCGTGTCCTCGCTCTACGAGAACACGGTGTTTCTGATGGGCCAGCATATGGCCATGCACGCGATGACGCGCAAGCCGCTCAACCCGATGTCCGTCCGCACCCCGGCCTGGGGCGTGTACGACATCTTCAAGACCGCGGACGGGCAGCAGATCTTCATCGGGATCGTGACGGATACGCAATGGGAAGCCGCCTGTCGCGCCTTCGGCCTCGACGATCTGTTCGCAGATCCGGCATTCCGCACGAACAACGACCGGGTGCGCGCCCGCGACCGTCTCATTCCCGCGCTCGAAGCGCGGTTCGGGGCGATGACGCGGGACGCGCTCGCCGCCGCCTGCGAGTCCTGCGGCCTGCCATTCGCCCCGATCCTCAGGCCCGACGAGCTGTTCGACGATCCCCACCTCAATGCCTCAGGAGGGCTTCTGCCCGTCACCCTGCCGGACGGGACGCCGACACGGCTTCCCGCCCTGCCGCTCGCGATGGACGGCGAGCGGCTTGGGCTGAGGCGCGACTCGCCGACGATCGGCGCGGACGGGCGCGAGGTGCTCGCCGAAATCGGCATGACGCCGGCGGAGATTGATGCGCTGATCGCCTCGGGCGTCCTCGTCGTCAGGCAGGAGCGGCGGTGA
- a CDS encoding Bug family tripartite tricarboxylate transporter substrate binding protein, with protein MKAIGRRAVLAIMAGVLGSGAASAQAWPERDLRLVVPFPPGGTTDVVARLLAEALRAELGRAVVVENQPGAGATLAAGRFAAQPADGHSLFLSQIASHGIGPALYRNLPYDARADFRAVALVVTVPNVWVANPRRLAGRDVRALLRDARAADAITFASAGNGTSTHLTGELINLLAGTRMVHVPYRGAGPGMTAVISGEVDTFIDNLPTALPQIRAGTVTALAVTAAERVPELPDVPTLAELGPEFGLQGVEAEAWFGLSTHKGTPDSVVAAMNRAVNAALARPELRAALAERGTVPRGGTAEAYAALIDRELARWARVVAEAKVTVN; from the coding sequence ATGAAGGCAATCGGTCGGCGCGCGGTGCTTGCGATCATGGCAGGCGTCCTCGGTTCTGGAGCGGCCAGTGCCCAGGCCTGGCCGGAGCGTGACCTCAGGCTCGTGGTTCCCTTCCCGCCCGGAGGAACGACAGACGTGGTCGCGCGTCTGCTCGCCGAGGCGCTTCGGGCCGAGCTCGGCCGGGCGGTGGTGGTGGAGAACCAGCCGGGGGCTGGGGCGACGCTTGCGGCCGGCCGATTTGCGGCGCAGCCGGCGGACGGGCACAGCCTGTTCCTGAGCCAGATCGCCTCGCACGGCATCGGGCCGGCGCTTTATCGCAACCTTCCCTATGACGCCCGGGCGGATTTCCGCGCAGTCGCGCTGGTCGTGACCGTGCCGAACGTCTGGGTGGCGAACCCTCGCCGGCTCGCAGGCCGGGACGTCCGCGCCCTGCTGCGCGACGCGCGCGCGGCGGACGCCATCACCTTCGCTTCCGCCGGCAACGGCACGAGCACGCATCTGACGGGCGAGCTGATCAACCTGCTTGCGGGAACGCGCATGGTGCACGTTCCCTATCGCGGCGCTGGCCCCGGGATGACGGCCGTGATCAGCGGCGAGGTCGATACCTTCATCGACAACCTGCCCACCGCCCTGCCGCAGATCCGTGCCGGCACCGTCACCGCTCTCGCCGTGACGGCAGCGGAGCGCGTGCCGGAGCTGCCCGATGTGCCGACCCTTGCCGAGCTCGGGCCCGAATTCGGCCTCCAGGGCGTCGAGGCGGAAGCGTGGTTCGGCCTCTCGACGCACAAGGGAACGCCGGATTCGGTGGTGGCGGCGATGAACCGCGCGGTGAACGCTGCGCTCGCTCGCCCGGAGCTGCGCGCGGCGCTCGCCGAGCGCGGCACCGTCCCGCGCGGCGGCACGGCGGAGGCCTACGCCGCCCTGATCGATCGCGAGCTTGCGCGCTGGGCGCGCGTCGTCGCCGAGGCCAAGGTGACGGTGAACTGA